Proteins encoded together in one Streptomyces umbrinus window:
- a CDS encoding LacI family DNA-binding transcriptional regulator, translated as MGSTRRRATTITDVATHAGVSIATASKALNGRSQVRAETLQRVLRAAEELGYQPNALAQSLISGQTRTVGLLTSDSVGRFGIPVLLGAEDAFGTGEMAVLLCDARGDAIRERHYLRTLLARRVDGIIVVGESTDPRPSINLDLPVPVVYAYAPSDDPQDVSFVPDDVGGARIAVQHLLTVGRRRIAHITGPTHYQAAQDRAAGTAETLEEAGLALSGGQVLFGPWSRRWGRQAAEIVLTADPEIDAVFCGSDQIAAGFVEAVRERGRRVPDDIAVVGYDNWEVLSAETRPPLTTIDMNLEVLGRTAAQHLFAAMGGRAASGVHRMPCSLTIRESTVVE; from the coding sequence ATGGGTTCTACGCGGCGACGCGCAACCACGATCACCGATGTGGCCACACACGCGGGCGTGTCGATCGCGACCGCGTCCAAGGCTCTCAACGGCCGGAGCCAGGTCCGCGCCGAGACCTTGCAGCGTGTTCTCCGGGCGGCGGAGGAACTGGGATACCAGCCGAACGCGCTCGCCCAGAGCCTGATCTCCGGCCAGACCCGCACCGTGGGGCTGCTCACCAGCGACAGCGTCGGACGTTTCGGCATCCCCGTACTGCTCGGCGCGGAGGACGCCTTCGGCACGGGGGAGATGGCGGTCCTGCTCTGTGACGCCCGCGGAGACGCCATCCGCGAACGGCACTACCTTCGCACCCTGCTGGCCCGTCGAGTCGACGGGATCATCGTGGTCGGCGAGAGCACGGATCCACGGCCGTCCATCAACCTCGATCTGCCCGTACCCGTCGTCTATGCCTACGCGCCCTCCGACGATCCGCAGGACGTCTCGTTCGTGCCCGACGACGTGGGCGGGGCCCGCATCGCCGTCCAGCACCTGCTGACCGTCGGCAGGCGGCGCATCGCCCACATCACCGGGCCCACCCACTACCAGGCCGCCCAGGACAGGGCGGCCGGCACCGCCGAGACCCTGGAAGAAGCGGGACTCGCACTCTCCGGTGGCCAGGTTCTCTTCGGCCCCTGGTCGCGGCGATGGGGCCGGCAGGCGGCCGAGATCGTACTCACCGCCGACCCGGAGATCGACGCCGTGTTCTGCGGAAGCGACCAGATCGCCGCGGGGTTCGTCGAGGCGGTCCGCGAACGGGGCCGCCGCGTTCCCGACGACATCGCGGTCGTCGGATACGACAACTGGGAGGTCCTGTCCGCCGAGACCAGGCCACCGCTGACGACCATCGACATGAACCTGGAGGTGCTGGGCCGCACCGCCGCCCAGCACCTGTTCGCCGCCATGGGCGGCCGGGCCGCCTCGGGAGTCCACCGCATGCCCTGCAGCCTGACGATCCGGGAGTCGACCGTGGTGGAGTAG
- a CDS encoding SGNH/GDSL hydrolase family protein, translating to MARSGYARYVALGDSQTEGLGDDDGTGNPRGWADRLAEQIARTDPGLLYANLAVRGRLAGEVRSQQLEPALALRPDLATVVAGVNDVLRPRFDADEVAEHLEAMFAALTGSGARVATLTFPDFARIVPAARPIAPRVTALNSRIREAARRHGVVVADAAPHPVVTDLRLWSPDRLHASPRGHALIAAAVAEALAVPGSDDSWIRPLSDDGPRNSRLRVVGTELRWAGSFLGPWLARRVRDRSSGDGREAKRPTLLPVAQAIEDPS from the coding sequence ATGGCGAGAAGCGGCTACGCGCGGTACGTCGCCCTGGGGGACAGTCAGACCGAGGGCCTCGGTGACGACGACGGCACCGGGAACCCGAGAGGGTGGGCGGACCGGCTCGCCGAGCAGATCGCGCGGACCGACCCCGGCCTCCTGTACGCCAACCTCGCCGTCCGTGGGCGCCTCGCGGGTGAGGTGCGCTCGCAGCAGCTGGAGCCCGCACTGGCACTGCGCCCGGATCTGGCGACGGTCGTCGCCGGTGTCAACGACGTGCTGCGTCCCCGCTTCGACGCGGACGAGGTGGCCGAGCACCTGGAGGCGATGTTCGCCGCGCTCACCGGGAGCGGTGCCCGCGTCGCGACGCTGACCTTCCCCGACTTCGCGCGGATCGTCCCGGCCGCCAGACCCATCGCCCCCCGGGTCACCGCTCTGAACAGCCGCATTCGCGAGGCGGCCCGACGCCACGGTGTCGTGGTGGCCGACGCGGCGCCTCACCCGGTGGTCACCGACCTCCGGCTGTGGAGCCCCGACCGGCTGCACGCGAGCCCGCGCGGACATGCCCTGATCGCCGCCGCGGTCGCCGAGGCACTCGCCGTACCGGGAAGCGACGACAGCTGGATCCGGCCTCTGTCTGACGACGGGCCCAGGAATTCGAGGCTGCGGGTCGTCGGGACCGAACTGCGCTGGGCGGGCTCCTTCCTCGGACCCTGGCTCGCCCGCCGCGTGCGCGACCGCTCGTCCGGGGACGGCCGGGAGGCCAAGCGGCCCACCCTGCTTCCGGTGGCCCAGGCCATCGAAGACCCCTCCTGA
- a CDS encoding LacI family DNA-binding transcriptional regulator produces the protein MTRGTGRGGGSTAPRSVDVARLAGVSQKTVSRVFNDEQYVSDDVRRRVLAAAEELGYRLNNAARALASGRTRSIGVVTLGTALYGPATLLMGVERVVRNTGYALRVVNTMEGDPAGIAGAVDSLLDQGVDGIVISEPIDEEGDGGDISARLDVPVLVIGAPSPFTASTVLAAGGGADRMARAATEHLLDLGHMTVHHLAGPQRWYAARDRLAGWRAALTEQGRDVPPVVQGDWSAASGYAAGRELASHPEVTAVFAANDDMAIGLIRALTEAGRRVPEDVSVVGFDDIPVAGYVTPPLTTVRQPFDAVAQEGLKRLVHSIENPQADPLPASDPPVDLIVRASTAPAPATEDPGARPTR, from the coding sequence ATGACGCGAGGTACAGGGCGGGGCGGGGGCTCCACCGCGCCGCGCAGTGTGGATGTGGCCCGGCTGGCCGGGGTGTCGCAGAAGACGGTGTCGCGGGTCTTCAACGACGAGCAGTACGTGTCCGACGACGTGCGCCGACGCGTCCTGGCCGCCGCCGAGGAACTCGGGTACCGGCTCAACAACGCGGCCAGGGCACTCGCTTCGGGGCGGACCCGGTCCATCGGTGTGGTGACGCTGGGCACCGCCCTGTACGGGCCGGCCACGCTGCTCATGGGCGTCGAGCGGGTCGTCCGCAACACGGGATACGCGCTCCGCGTGGTCAACACGATGGAAGGCGACCCTGCGGGCATCGCCGGTGCGGTGGATTCGCTCCTCGACCAGGGCGTGGACGGAATCGTCATCTCGGAGCCGATCGACGAGGAGGGCGACGGAGGGGACATCTCCGCCCGGCTCGACGTGCCGGTGCTGGTCATCGGCGCACCCTCGCCCTTCACCGCCTCCACGGTGCTGGCCGCGGGCGGCGGCGCCGACCGGATGGCCCGGGCAGCCACCGAACACCTGCTGGACCTGGGCCACATGACCGTGCATCACCTGGCCGGACCGCAGCGGTGGTACGCCGCCCGGGACCGCCTCGCCGGATGGCGTGCCGCGCTCACCGAGCAGGGCAGGGACGTCCCGCCGGTCGTCCAGGGCGACTGGTCGGCCGCGTCGGGGTACGCGGCGGGCCGCGAGCTGGCCTCCCACCCGGAGGTGACCGCGGTCTTCGCCGCGAACGACGACATGGCCATCGGTCTGATTCGCGCGCTGACCGAGGCCGGCCGACGCGTGCCGGAGGACGTCAGCGTGGTCGGCTTCGACGACATCCCCGTCGCCGGCTATGTGACTCCCCCGCTGACCACAGTGCGTCAGCCCTTCGACGCCGTGGCGCAGGAGGGCCTCAAGCGTCTCGTGCACTCCATCGAGAATCCGCAGGCGGACCCACTGCCCGCGAGCGACCCACCGGTCGACCTCATCGTCCGCGCCTCGACCGCGCCTGCGCCGGCCACGGAAGACCCCGGGGCGCGGCCGACGCGGTAA
- a CDS encoding RICIN domain-containing protein, protein MLAIPMGTAQAYNPTGGILYQLGNEPCLKGRGNCAVYPKSAQLPGGHLVASFEKSTVVPETGSADKQTLPVYKSDDHGTSWQPLSEVKAPAYLSNDPKYAKYTSNWTNPYLYTLPQDVGNLKQGTLLLASVVSGDDYYYKEHKAADPNWTPSNDGDRKNMAIALYSSSDDGKTWKVLNVIATGGWQGGSAGAVGQNIASANAHKQVDPLWEPYLMVYKGKLVCYYSDENDYIGFDPATGVPTPDPANDTAPDSHGQILVHKTWDGRSTQWSAPVVDLAGPTQDMGGGKTEIGGGRPGMTNVVRTTDGKWMLPFEYWGGGANTRYVTADSPLEFYRGSATGADVASLPVAAGSRPLARGGSPVVVRLPGGRLVYNAAGSGNVWVNESGRSDGTWKEYQTTSPAGYSRNLQYVEGTGRISILNNQGTSTLAFAEVDLGQSVGAYYQLVNRRTDQVIGTGNRTNDANIGNGDVPDVALEEPGSAANPDTQYWHLVTEPQGGVTLLNKSGGRAAAIWTGNATVGQRIGQWVDNSPTGSWNLVRTEDGFYRLQSAKNQNLYLTGASDGAALTLQNAVADGSQEWELVQ, encoded by the coding sequence ATGCTGGCGATACCCATGGGCACCGCGCAGGCGTACAACCCGACGGGCGGGATCCTCTACCAGCTCGGAAACGAGCCGTGCCTCAAGGGGCGGGGCAACTGCGCGGTCTACCCGAAGTCGGCGCAGCTGCCGGGCGGGCACCTGGTCGCGTCGTTCGAGAAGTCCACTGTGGTGCCGGAGACGGGCAGCGCCGACAAGCAGACCCTCCCCGTGTACAAGAGCGACGACCACGGAACGAGCTGGCAGCCGCTGTCGGAGGTCAAGGCTCCCGCGTACCTCTCCAACGACCCCAAGTATGCGAAATACACGAGCAACTGGACGAACCCGTACCTCTACACGCTCCCCCAGGACGTCGGGAACCTGAAGCAGGGCACGCTGCTCCTCGCGAGTGTCGTGTCGGGGGACGATTACTACTACAAGGAGCACAAGGCGGCCGACCCGAATTGGACCCCGTCCAACGACGGGGACCGCAAGAACATGGCAATCGCCCTCTACTCCAGCAGTGACGACGGCAAGACGTGGAAGGTTCTCAACGTCATCGCGACCGGCGGCTGGCAGGGCGGCAGTGCGGGCGCGGTCGGCCAGAACATCGCGAGCGCGAACGCGCACAAGCAGGTGGATCCCCTCTGGGAGCCGTACCTGATGGTCTACAAGGGCAAGCTCGTCTGCTACTACTCCGACGAGAACGACTACATCGGCTTCGACCCGGCCACCGGCGTCCCGACACCGGACCCCGCGAACGACACCGCCCCGGATTCGCACGGCCAGATCCTCGTGCACAAGACCTGGGACGGCCGCAGCACGCAGTGGAGCGCCCCCGTCGTCGACCTCGCGGGACCGACCCAGGACATGGGCGGCGGCAAGACGGAAATCGGAGGCGGGCGGCCCGGCATGACGAACGTCGTCCGGACGACGGACGGCAAGTGGATGCTCCCGTTCGAGTACTGGGGTGGCGGAGCCAACACCAGGTACGTGACCGCTGATAGCCCGCTGGAGTTCTACCGGGGTTCCGCCACCGGCGCGGACGTCGCCTCTCTGCCGGTCGCCGCCGGCTCCCGTCCTCTCGCGAGAGGCGGCAGTCCGGTCGTCGTCAGGCTTCCTGGTGGGCGCCTGGTCTACAACGCCGCGGGCAGCGGCAACGTCTGGGTCAACGAGAGCGGCCGCAGCGACGGCACGTGGAAGGAGTACCAGACGACGTCGCCTGCGGGTTACAGCCGCAACCTGCAGTACGTCGAGGGCACAGGCCGCATCTCGATCCTCAACAATCAGGGCACCTCGACGCTCGCGTTCGCCGAGGTCGACCTGGGCCAATCGGTCGGCGCCTACTACCAGTTGGTGAACCGCAGGACCGACCAGGTGATCGGCACCGGGAACAGGACCAACGACGCGAACATCGGCAACGGGGATGTTCCCGACGTCGCGCTGGAGGAGCCCGGCTCGGCGGCGAACCCGGACACCCAGTACTGGCACCTGGTGACCGAGCCCCAAGGCGGCGTCACGCTGCTCAACAAGTCGGGCGGTCGCGCGGCGGCGATCTGGACCGGCAACGCGACTGTCGGCCAACGGATCGGCCAGTGGGTCGACAACAGCCCCACCGGCAGTTGGAACCTCGTCAGGACCGAGGACGGGTTCTACAGACTGCAGTCGGCCAAGAACCAGAACCTGTACCTGACGGGTGCGTCGGACGGAGCGGCGCTCACCTTGCAGAACGCGGTCGCGGACGGCTCGCAGGAGTGGGAACTCGTCCAGTAG